In Chitinophagales bacterium, the sequence TACATCATTTCTTAACGTATTTTTGATTAAGGTCAGGTAAAAGTGCACCTTAAGTTTGTAAGCGGGGCACCCATTAACCGAAAACTTCGTAAAAAATTAAACTGTTTGAAGAACGGAGTGATGAGTTTTTGATTTTTAGGAGTTGAGGTTATAATGGGTCGCTGAAAACTTAGTGCGATTCTTTTGTAACTTTTCTTCTAAAGAAAAGTTAATGTGAAATACTTTATAGGTATCTTTATGAATAATAATAAAAAAATTAAGTGTAATTAGCTTACTTTAATGCCAATTTGCTCCATAGTTTTTCTAACGCGTTTGTAAAGCATTTCTATACTGGCATTATTTCTAAATCGGTAATCTGCCACACGCACACATGCTGCTATGTTTTGCATGTGAGGTTCTTCATTGCTCATTTCGCGTTGTTCTTCTGCCATAAAAGTATTAAAATCCACTCTGTCGGTTACAGACTTACGTTCTTGCACGCGTTCGTATCTTAAATTAGGGTCGGCATCTACGGCAAATAAATAAAAATCGGATGCTTCTTTCAAAAATTCCACTTCTCCGGGAGTTCTTATACTTTCTATTACCGCATTGCCACCTTCTTTTTTGGCTTTGTTAAACAATTGTTCTATAATATAAGCCGGGCCGTGTTCTTCTCTTAAATCATTAGCCAAATTAGTCATAGAAAGCCTATTCACTTCCGTGCCGGATTCTTCAAGTAATTCTATTAGATATTGGCGAACAGAATAGTGCTTAAATCCGTACTCATTTTTAAGCAGTTCCATCAAGGTATCTTTACCTGCTCCTATTGTACCTGTTATCCCTATTACCATAAATTCAGCTAAATTTTGCACAAAGTTAATGATAATTAGATTGAATTTTAATTTTGATAAACTATTTTTGCATTATGAAGAATACATTTTACTTATTTGCATTAATTTTTTTGCTGTTTTCTTGTAAAAATAGCACTACAGACAATATTAAATTTCAAGACCTTGAGCCAATTACTTTAAAACAGTTTAAGAAGAAAAATGTAGCATTAAACAGTGCTTTAAGGTTTTTAAACGAGAATGAAGAATCTGTTATTTTTAATAAAGTGGAGTATGATGTTTTTGTAGATGGCAAAAATGTGGGTACATACATAGATAAAACCAATGAGAAAGTAGCTAAAAATGGCGTTTATAAAATAGACCTGCCTGCTAATTTTTCTCCCGAAAAAGCTTTTACAGACTTAGATTATGGAATAGCAAAAATTAAATCTGATATAGTGGCAGAAGTGAAATACGAAGGTTATTTTACCATAACAGATAGCAATAAAAAAGAGGAAGAAGTGAAATTTTCAAAAGTTCAAAAAGTACTTTTTAGCAATAATAAAAAGCTTAAACTTGATGAAAATGGCACGATTATAGAAAAGTAATAATTGTTAATTTAAAAAAGGAAAACATCAATGCTAAAAAAAATTCTAACAATACTAACACTTAGCATACTTACTTTAAGCTACTCCTACGCTATAGAAGCCATAGAGTTTGTAAAAACAAAAGAGTGGAAAGTAATAAAAGTAGGTAAAGAAGGAATAGAATTGAGTTGCACGGCTGTTTTTTATAACCCAAATAATGTAAAAGCTAAGCTGAAAGACATAGATATAGATGTTTTTTTTAACGATTTAAAAGCGGGAAATATCTCGCAGCCGGACGGCAAAGTAAAAGTGGGTAAGCAAAGTGCTTTTGATGTGCCATTATCTATAAAATTTAGTCCCGATAAAAACCAAAAAGGTTATTTTTCCGGTTTTTTAACTGCGGTAACACTCAAAGATTTTGTTATAAAACTGCAAGGATATTTAAAACTACAAGCTTTGGGTATTCCCCTAAAAGTAAAAATAAACGACAGCGAAACGGTAAACTTAAAGCAGTTGATAAAGAGCGAGTGAAGTATTTTCCTACTTATTGCTACAATACATCAAACTCTCAAACATCAATACTACACTTTCACAGACTAATCCCCAATCTCATTTCGTTAATATTCAAGTTGTTGATAAAAATACGGCTTTGTTTATTTTTTTAATTTATACTTGCATTAAGTAAGAAAATTGCTATCAAAATAATCTATGAATTTATATAAATATATCGCAATAGTAGGTTTTGTTTTAATTGGTTTTTCGTCTATTAAAGCTCAAGAAACTACTTTTTATGCAGAAAAAAACAGACACCTAAAAAAAGGCTTAAACCTTGTAGATCAAGAACTTTACGCTCCTGCACTTAAAGAATTTCAGTGGCTGAAAGAAGAAATGCAACACAGCACAGATAATCATCAATACACCTATTTGATGTATGCCGATTTTTATACCGCACTGTGTGCTGCTCGCCTAAATAACCCCGATGCAGAATTACTTTTTACCCGATTTATTGAAGCTTATCATCATACTTCACTGAGAAATCAAGGATATTTTGAGCTGGGCAACTACTATTTTAACCAAAACAACACTAATGAGGCTATAAAATGGTACGAAAAAGTGGACACTAAGCAGCTTCCCAAAGAAGATTTAACGCAGTATAAATTTAATTATGGCTATGCAAATTTTAAAAAGAAAAAATTTGATGAAGCTAAACCTCTTTTTAAAGCCGTTAAAGACGGTAGCAGTAAATATGCCGAGCCTGCCACCTATTACTATGGTTTTATTTCTTTTTATGATGAAGACTACAAAGAAGCAGAAAAAAGCTTTGAAAAACTAACTAATTCAGATACATACAAAAATGTAGTGCCTTATTACCTTACTCAAATTTATTTTTTAAGAGGAAATTATGATAAGGTTATAAGCTATGCCTCACCATTAATAAACGATAAAAACAATAAAAATTTAGAGGAGATTAAGCACATAGTTGGGCAGGCTTATTTTGAAAAAGAAGATTATGAAAATGCAGCTCCGTTAATTGATGCCTACATTAGTAGTGCTACTAAAGTGAGTAAGGAAGAAATGTACCAGTTGGCTTTTGCTCAGTATAAAACCGGGCAATACACAAAAGCCTTAGAAAACTTTAAAGATTTAAGCATTGTAGATGATTCTTTAGGGCAAAATGCTTTGTATTGCTTAGGTGATTGCTATTTAAAAACCAACCAAAAAGATAAAGCAAAAGATGCCCTTCAGCAAGCTTCAAATATGGATTATGACCCATTGATAAAAGAAGTGGCAAGTTTTGAAAGTGGCAAGTTGGCTTATGAGCTCAATTTTACCAGCCAAGCCATTAATAAGCTTACGGCTTTTATAAATAAATATCCAAAAAGTGTTTATAAAAATGAAGCAGGAAAAATATTAGGAGAAGCCCTATTGGCTACAAAAAACTTTAGCAAAGCTATAGAAATAATAGAAGAATATAATATTACGGGTCCTAATGTAGATAAAGTATATCAGCAGGTAAGCTATTACAGAGCCGTAGAACTTTTTAACGATAAAGAGTATGACCTTTCTTTGGCTATAGTTAATAAATCATTAAAGAAAAATATAGATGATGACATAACTGCTTTAGCCACATTTTTAAAAGGCAATTTATTGTTTGAAAAAGAAGATTATCCTAATGCGGCTAAAAATTATTTTGCTTTTAAAAACTATAGAAGTTCAAGTAATGAAAACAAATTTGCCTCTAAAGCACTTGCCGATTATAATATAGCCTACTGTTATTTTAAAGAAGAAGATTACGCCCCGGCATCTACCTACTTTGAAAAATCAATATTGAATGCTAACAGTTTAAATTTAACCAATAAGCAAATAATACCGGATGCTTTTTTAAGAAATGCCGACTGCTTATTTATGACAAAAAACTATGAAAAAGCCATACAAAATTATGATGAAATAATAAATAACAATTGGCAAGGTGCGGCTTATGCTTTGGTGCAAAAAAGTGTGATAAATGGTTTGCAAGGCAATCAAACCGAAAAAATAAACACCTTAGAGTTTTTAAATAGAACCTATCCAAACAATATTTATCAAGATTATTCGCTTTTTGAAATAGGAAATGCATACATAGCAGAGGGCAATCTGAATAAAGCTATCTCAACATTAAATAAGTTGATTAATGAATTTCCTTCCAGTACTTATGTGCCAAAGGCATATTTAAAACTGGGATTGAGTTATTTTAATATGCAGCAAGAAGAAAAAGCACTTAAAGCATATAAAGATGTAGTGCTTAAATTTCCTAAAACAGATGAAGCTCAAGAAGCATTGCTGGCACTTAAAGAGTTGTATGTTTACCTTGGCAGACCAGACGATTATTTAGATTTTGTGCAAAATCAAGCAGGAATTAATTTATCTACTACAGAGCAAGACCAGTTGATGTTTGAAAGTGCCGAAAATCAATATATAAACGGGAATTGTACGGATGCCATAACTTCTTTAACAAAATATATAGATAAATTCCCTAAAGGAAATGACATATTAAATGCTCATTATTTTAGAGCAGATTGCTTATTTAAAGGCAATGATTTTCAAAATGCTTACTTTGATTATATAAGAATAAACGAATTTGGTGCTAATAAATACCAAGAAGAAGCCTTGCTAAAAGCCACATATATAGCCTATGAAAAAAATAAGGATTATGCAGGAGCTTTATCGCTGTATGAGCAACTGTATAAAGTGGCTACCATGCAAAGCAATCAAGAAATAGCTCTTATAGGTATGCTACGAAGCAATTACAAACTTAAAAATTATACTAAAGTTTTAGAAGATGCCGATAAAGTACTAAGCAATAATTCTATTAACACAGATGTTAAAACAGAAGCTACTTTTTATAAAGCTAAAGCCCATTTTGAATTGCAACAATACAATTTAGCAAAATCGGGGTTTGAGCAAATAGTAAATACCGTTTCTAATAGTGCCATAAAAGCAGAATCAGCATATAGTTTAGCCTTTATTTTAAATAAAAATGCTCAGTATGAACAGTCTAATACAGCCTGTTTTAAAATTAAGGACGAATATGCTTCTTACGAATATTGGGTAGTTAAAACATTTATTCTTATAGCCGATAATTATCAAGCTTTAGATAATATTTTCCAGGCTAAAGCTACGCTACAAAGCATAGTAGATAACTACAAAGGCGATGAAACTTTACTAAATGAAGCTAAAGCGAAATTAGAAAAATTAAAGCAACTTGAAATAGAAAATAGCAAGTTA encodes:
- a CDS encoding AAA family ATPase, which encodes MQNLAEFMVIGITGTIGAGKDTLMELLKNEYGFKHYSVRQYLIELLEESGTEVNRLSMTNLANDLREEHGPAYIIEQLFNKAKKEGGNAVIESIRTPGEVEFLKEASDFYLFAVDADPNLRYERVQERKSVTDRVDFNTFMAEEQREMSNEEPHMQNIAACVRVADYRFRNNASIEMLYKRVRKTMEQIGIKVS
- a CDS encoding tetratricopeptide repeat protein; this translates as MNLYKYIAIVGFVLIGFSSIKAQETTFYAEKNRHLKKGLNLVDQELYAPALKEFQWLKEEMQHSTDNHQYTYLMYADFYTALCAARLNNPDAELLFTRFIEAYHHTSLRNQGYFELGNYYFNQNNTNEAIKWYEKVDTKQLPKEDLTQYKFNYGYANFKKKKFDEAKPLFKAVKDGSSKYAEPATYYYGFISFYDEDYKEAEKSFEKLTNSDTYKNVVPYYLTQIYFLRGNYDKVISYASPLINDKNNKNLEEIKHIVGQAYFEKEDYENAAPLIDAYISSATKVSKEEMYQLAFAQYKTGQYTKALENFKDLSIVDDSLGQNALYCLGDCYLKTNQKDKAKDALQQASNMDYDPLIKEVASFESGKLAYELNFTSQAINKLTAFINKYPKSVYKNEAGKILGEALLATKNFSKAIEIIEEYNITGPNVDKVYQQVSYYRAVELFNDKEYDLSLAIVNKSLKKNIDDDITALATFLKGNLLFEKEDYPNAAKNYFAFKNYRSSSNENKFASKALADYNIAYCYFKEEDYAPASTYFEKSILNANSLNLTNKQIIPDAFLRNADCLFMTKNYEKAIQNYDEIINNNWQGAAYALVQKSVINGLQGNQTEKINTLEFLNRTYPNNIYQDYSLFEIGNAYIAEGNLNKAISTLNKLINEFPSSTYVPKAYLKLGLSYFNMQQEEKALKAYKDVVLKFPKTDEAQEALLALKELYVYLGRPDDYLDFVQNQAGINLSTTEQDQLMFESAENQYINGNCTDAITSLTKYIDKFPKGNDILNAHYFRADCLFKGNDFQNAYFDYIRINEFGANKYQEEALLKATYIAYEKNKDYAGALSLYEQLYKVATMQSNQEIALIGMLRSNYKLKNYTKVLEDADKVLSNNSINTDVKTEATFYKAKAHFELQQYNLAKSGFEQIVNTVSNSAIKAESAYSLAFILNKNAQYEQSNTACFKIKDEYASYEYWVVKTFILIADNYQALDNIFQAKATLQSIVDNYKGDETLLNEAKAKLEKLKQLEIENSKLDLNPQEQDTIQFDNK